A window of the Vicugna pacos chromosome 32, VicPac4, whole genome shotgun sequence genome harbors these coding sequences:
- the PISD gene encoding phosphatidylserine decarboxylase proenzyme, mitochondrial isoform X3 has translation MCQSEARRGPELRAAKWLHFPQLALRRRLGQLSCMSKPALKLRSWPLTVLYYLLPLGALRPLSRVGWRPVSRVALYKTVPTRLLSRAWGRLNQVELPHWLRRPVYSLYIWTFGVNMKEAAVEDLHHYRNLSEFFRRKLKPQARPVCGLHSVISPSDGKILNFGQVKNCEVEQVKGVTYSLESFLGPRTSAEDLPFPPATSCSSFRSQLVTREGNELYHCVIYLAPGDYHCFHSPTDWTVSHRRHFPGSLMSVNPGMARWIKELFCHNERVVLTGDWKHGFFSLTAVGATNVGSIRIYFDRDLHTNSPRYSKGSYNDFSFVTHTNKEGIPMRKGEHLGEFNLGSTIVLIFEAPKDFNFQLKAGQKIRFGEALGSL, from the exons ATGTGTCAGTCTGAGGCGCGGCGAGGACCTGAGCTCCGCGCGGCGAAATG GTTGCACTTCCCTCAGCTGGCCCTGAGGCGGAGGCTGGGACAGCTGAGCTGCATGTCCAAACCCGCCCTGAAACTGCGCTCCTGGCCCCTGACGGTCCTCTACTACCTCCTGCCCCTCGGCGCCCTCAGGCCGCTCAGCCGGGTGGGATGGAGGCCTGTGAGCAGG GTGGCCTTGTACAAGACAGTGCCCACGCGCTTGCTGTCGCGGGCCTGGGGCCGCCTCAACCAGGTGGAGCTGCCGCACTGGCTGCGCAGGCCCGTCTACAGCCTGTACATCTGGACCTTCGGGGTGAACATGAAGGAGGCCGCAGTGGAGGACCTGCACCACTACCGCAACCTCAGCGAGTTCTTCCGACGCAAGCTGAAGCCTCAGGCGCGGCCCGTGTGTGGCCTGCACAGCGTG ATCAGCCCATCGGATGGGAAGATCCTCAACTTCGGGCAGGTGAAGAACTGCGAGGTGGAGCAGGTGAAGGGGGTCACCTACTCGCTGGAGTCATTCCTGGGTCCACGCACCTCGGCTGAGGACCTGCCCTTCCCTCCAG ccacctcctgcagctccttcaggAGCCAGCTGGTCACCCGAGAAGGGAACGAGCTCTACCACTGCGTCATCTACCTGGCCCCCGGGGACTACCACTGCTTCCACTCCCCCACCGACTGGACTGTCTCTCACCGACGCCACTTCCCAG GCTCTCTGATGTCTGTGAACCCTGGCATGGCCCGCTGGATCAAAGAGCTCTTCTGCCACAATGAGCGGGTGGTCCTGACTGGGGACTGGAAACATGGCTTCTTCTCACTCACGGCCGTGGGAGCCACCAATGTGGGCTCCATCCGCATCTACTTTGACCGG GACCTGCACACGAACAGCCCACGGTACAGCAAGGGCTCCTACAATGACTTCAGCTTTGTGACACACACCAACAAGGAGGGCATCCCCATGCGCAAGGGCGAGCACCTGGGCGAGTTCAACCTGGGCTCCACCATCGTGCTCATCTTCGAGGCCCCCAAGGACTTCAACTTCCAGCTGAAAGCAGGACAGAAAATCCGATTTGGGGAGGCTCTGGGTTCCCTCTAG
- the PISD gene encoding phosphatidylserine decarboxylase proenzyme, mitochondrial isoform X1, with translation MPEKSTLPLPEPCPCCAPCPFWLRRAAGMQVTGSMRSTRSESGRSGGWRSPPNSLVTGRLHFPQLALRRRLGQLSCMSKPALKLRSWPLTVLYYLLPLGALRPLSRVGWRPVSRVALYKTVPTRLLSRAWGRLNQVELPHWLRRPVYSLYIWTFGVNMKEAAVEDLHHYRNLSEFFRRKLKPQARPVCGLHSVISPSDGKILNFGQVKNCEVEQVKGVTYSLESFLGPRTSAEDLPFPPATSCSSFRSQLVTREGNELYHCVIYLAPGDYHCFHSPTDWTVSHRRHFPGSLMSVNPGMARWIKELFCHNERVVLTGDWKHGFFSLTAVGATNVGSIRIYFDRDLHTNSPRYSKGSYNDFSFVTHTNKEGIPMRKGEHLGEFNLGSTIVLIFEAPKDFNFQLKAGQKIRFGEALGSL, from the exons ATGCCAGAAAagtccacactgcccctgcccgAACCTTGTCCCTGCTGCGCCCCCTGCCCATTCTGGCTGCGGCGGGCGGCGGGTATGCAGGTTACCGGCAGTATGAGAAGTACCAGGAGCGAGAGCGGGAGAAGCGGGGGCTGGAGGTCCCCCCCAAACTCGCTGGTCACTGGGAG GTTGCACTTCCCTCAGCTGGCCCTGAGGCGGAGGCTGGGACAGCTGAGCTGCATGTCCAAACCCGCCCTGAAACTGCGCTCCTGGCCCCTGACGGTCCTCTACTACCTCCTGCCCCTCGGCGCCCTCAGGCCGCTCAGCCGGGTGGGATGGAGGCCTGTGAGCAGG GTGGCCTTGTACAAGACAGTGCCCACGCGCTTGCTGTCGCGGGCCTGGGGCCGCCTCAACCAGGTGGAGCTGCCGCACTGGCTGCGCAGGCCCGTCTACAGCCTGTACATCTGGACCTTCGGGGTGAACATGAAGGAGGCCGCAGTGGAGGACCTGCACCACTACCGCAACCTCAGCGAGTTCTTCCGACGCAAGCTGAAGCCTCAGGCGCGGCCCGTGTGTGGCCTGCACAGCGTG ATCAGCCCATCGGATGGGAAGATCCTCAACTTCGGGCAGGTGAAGAACTGCGAGGTGGAGCAGGTGAAGGGGGTCACCTACTCGCTGGAGTCATTCCTGGGTCCACGCACCTCGGCTGAGGACCTGCCCTTCCCTCCAG ccacctcctgcagctccttcaggAGCCAGCTGGTCACCCGAGAAGGGAACGAGCTCTACCACTGCGTCATCTACCTGGCCCCCGGGGACTACCACTGCTTCCACTCCCCCACCGACTGGACTGTCTCTCACCGACGCCACTTCCCAG GCTCTCTGATGTCTGTGAACCCTGGCATGGCCCGCTGGATCAAAGAGCTCTTCTGCCACAATGAGCGGGTGGTCCTGACTGGGGACTGGAAACATGGCTTCTTCTCACTCACGGCCGTGGGAGCCACCAATGTGGGCTCCATCCGCATCTACTTTGACCGG GACCTGCACACGAACAGCCCACGGTACAGCAAGGGCTCCTACAATGACTTCAGCTTTGTGACACACACCAACAAGGAGGGCATCCCCATGCGCAAGGGCGAGCACCTGGGCGAGTTCAACCTGGGCTCCACCATCGTGCTCATCTTCGAGGCCCCCAAGGACTTCAACTTCCAGCTGAAAGCAGGACAGAAAATCCGATTTGGGGAGGCTCTGGGTTCCCTCTAG
- the PISD gene encoding phosphatidylserine decarboxylase proenzyme, mitochondrial isoform X2 → MAASLGRGCLGLLRGVAPWRSRPCHREDIARSHFLQPLRKLPLRTSSTNARKVHTAPARTLSLLRPLPILAAAGGGYAGYRQYEKYQEREREKRGLEVPPKLAGHWEVALYKTVPTRLLSRAWGRLNQVELPHWLRRPVYSLYIWTFGVNMKEAAVEDLHHYRNLSEFFRRKLKPQARPVCGLHSVISPSDGKILNFGQVKNCEVEQVKGVTYSLESFLGPRTSAEDLPFPPATSCSSFRSQLVTREGNELYHCVIYLAPGDYHCFHSPTDWTVSHRRHFPGSLMSVNPGMARWIKELFCHNERVVLTGDWKHGFFSLTAVGATNVGSIRIYFDRDLHTNSPRYSKGSYNDFSFVTHTNKEGIPMRKGEHLGEFNLGSTIVLIFEAPKDFNFQLKAGQKIRFGEALGSL, encoded by the exons aTGGCGGCGTCCCTCGGGCGGGGGTGTCTGGGGTTGCTGCGCGGGGTCGCACCGTGGCGGAGCAG GCCCTGTCACCGTGAGGACATTGCCAGGAGCCATTTCCTGCAGCCCTTGAGGAAGCTGCCTCTCAGAACCTCTTCCACAA ATGCCAGAAAagtccacactgcccctgcccgAACCTTGTCCCTGCTGCGCCCCCTGCCCATTCTGGCTGCGGCGGGCGGCGGGTATGCAGGTTACCGGCAGTATGAGAAGTACCAGGAGCGAGAGCGGGAGAAGCGGGGGCTGGAGGTCCCCCCCAAACTCGCTGGTCACTGGGAG GTGGCCTTGTACAAGACAGTGCCCACGCGCTTGCTGTCGCGGGCCTGGGGCCGCCTCAACCAGGTGGAGCTGCCGCACTGGCTGCGCAGGCCCGTCTACAGCCTGTACATCTGGACCTTCGGGGTGAACATGAAGGAGGCCGCAGTGGAGGACCTGCACCACTACCGCAACCTCAGCGAGTTCTTCCGACGCAAGCTGAAGCCTCAGGCGCGGCCCGTGTGTGGCCTGCACAGCGTG ATCAGCCCATCGGATGGGAAGATCCTCAACTTCGGGCAGGTGAAGAACTGCGAGGTGGAGCAGGTGAAGGGGGTCACCTACTCGCTGGAGTCATTCCTGGGTCCACGCACCTCGGCTGAGGACCTGCCCTTCCCTCCAG ccacctcctgcagctccttcaggAGCCAGCTGGTCACCCGAGAAGGGAACGAGCTCTACCACTGCGTCATCTACCTGGCCCCCGGGGACTACCACTGCTTCCACTCCCCCACCGACTGGACTGTCTCTCACCGACGCCACTTCCCAG GCTCTCTGATGTCTGTGAACCCTGGCATGGCCCGCTGGATCAAAGAGCTCTTCTGCCACAATGAGCGGGTGGTCCTGACTGGGGACTGGAAACATGGCTTCTTCTCACTCACGGCCGTGGGAGCCACCAATGTGGGCTCCATCCGCATCTACTTTGACCGG GACCTGCACACGAACAGCCCACGGTACAGCAAGGGCTCCTACAATGACTTCAGCTTTGTGACACACACCAACAAGGAGGGCATCCCCATGCGCAAGGGCGAGCACCTGGGCGAGTTCAACCTGGGCTCCACCATCGTGCTCATCTTCGAGGCCCCCAAGGACTTCAACTTCCAGCTGAAAGCAGGACAGAAAATCCGATTTGGGGAGGCTCTGGGTTCCCTCTAG